A stretch of Haemophilus influenzae DNA encodes these proteins:
- a CDS encoding lipoprotein-releasing ABC transporter permease subunit: MNFPISLYIALRYWRAKSADRFGRLVTNLASLGIVLGVMALIIVLSVMNGLEGYQKQQVLSSIPHAIVSEEQPISTEKTLENLPHFVQKAVPINTTNVIYQTAKGVSAGQIIGIQSFSDDPLVESFDQTKFNEILPRGEFKLVIGDQLAQKLGVNIGDKIRLMITENSQYTPFGRVPMQRLFTVSDIYYGYGEASGYEAFANITDIGRLMRIQPQQAQGYRLFLNDPFQITELPQHFPTQKITDWRVQKGEFFQAVRMEKNMMGLLISLIIVVAISNIVTSLSLMVVDKQGEIAILQTQGLTKSQVRSVFIYQGLLVGFVGTLLGAILGVLATLNLTDIVSAVNPQGVFLPTELSFVQMIFVIGFSLLLSLLSTLYPAYRAAKVEPAAALRYE; the protein is encoded by the coding sequence ATGAATTTTCCTATTTCTCTTTATATTGCACTACGTTATTGGCGTGCGAAAAGTGCGGATCGTTTTGGGCGATTAGTAACTAATCTTGCAAGCCTGGGGATTGTGCTAGGTGTGATGGCATTGATCATCGTGCTTTCGGTGATGAATGGATTAGAAGGTTACCAAAAACAACAGGTGCTATCTTCCATTCCTCATGCGATTGTGAGCGAAGAACAGCCTATTTCTACAGAAAAAACGCTAGAAAATTTACCGCACTTTGTCCAAAAAGCCGTGCCGATCAATACAACAAATGTGATTTATCAAACGGCAAAAGGCGTAAGTGCAGGACAAATTATAGGTATTCAATCATTTTCTGATGATCCTTTGGTTGAATCTTTTGATCAGACTAAATTTAATGAAATTTTGCCTAGAGGGGAGTTTAAACTGGTCATTGGTGATCAACTGGCGCAAAAACTGGGCGTGAATATTGGGGATAAAATCCGTTTGATGATTACGGAAAATAGCCAATATACACCATTCGGTCGGGTGCCAATGCAGCGTTTATTTACTGTTAGCGATATTTATTATGGTTATGGCGAAGCATCTGGTTACGAAGCCTTTGCTAATATTACAGATATTGGTCGCTTAATGCGTATTCAACCTCAGCAAGCGCAGGGCTATCGTTTATTTCTGAATGATCCGTTCCAAATTACAGAACTCCCACAACATTTCCCGACACAAAAAATCACAGATTGGCGTGTGCAAAAAGGCGAATTTTTCCAAGCAGTGAGAATGGAAAAAAATATGATGGGTTTGCTGATTAGTTTGATTATTGTCGTGGCGATTTCCAATATTGTCACCTCTTTAAGTTTGATGGTGGTGGATAAACAAGGGGAAATTGCGATTTTGCAAACTCAAGGCTTAACAAAATCCCAAGTGCGTTCAGTGTTCATTTATCAAGGATTACTGGTGGGATTTGTTGGCACATTACTCGGTGCTATTTTAGGTGTTTTAGCTACGTTGAATTTAACGGACATTGTAAGTGCGGTAAATCCACAAGGTGTTTTTTTACCGACAGAATTATCCTTTGTTCAAATGATTTTTGTCATTGGATTTTCGCTGTTACTTTCCTTGCTTTCAACCCTTTATCCTGCTTATCGAGCTGCGAAAGTAGAACCTGCAGCAGCTTTGAGATACGAGTAA